The following is a genomic window from Vitis vinifera cultivar Pinot Noir 40024 chromosome 6, ASM3070453v1.
TTGTTTTGGAGGTTGATGATGAATTACTTCCAAAGACTTGTTTGGTGGAAAGGATAATGCCATATATCTCGTTGGAACCCCAATGATTGGGTGTTGCCTGTTGGCGTGCTTGTCTGGCACTCTCAAAACATCATGCCTAATCCCATTTTAATCACAATGGATTCAGTCCCtctaatttattcaaaatcttCCTTAATTGACGTTGTTCCTGAAAATGTTGCTAAATTTGATGAACTTGAAATGGGCTGGATCATGATTGATAAGTTTGCCCATGGAAGCCCAAATCTAAGATACTAACAGTCAGGAGTGAGCCATTAAGGCCCAATTTCTATTGACCAACGCAAATACTGAGGTTGAACCATAAGGCCCAATTCCAAAAGACCAGCATCAGGCAGCCCACCAAAATCCAAAATGAATGTCAGGAGTGCGGGTATTGGGCCATGtgcccaagaaaaaaaaatagaaaaagtgcTGGCTGTGGGGTTCGAACCCACGCGCACTTATGTGCAGAAGATCTTAAGTCTTCCCCCTTAACCTCTCGGGCAAACCAGCTGAATGGCAAGGAAGTTGAAAGCATCATATATATTCCTTACATTTCTCTCTTTATACGTTGGTGATGGTTTCATACATGGCACTTGTTAGCATAAATCCATTTTGAAACTTGTAAATTCTAATAGGGGTTAAACTAGGGCCCACATGTTTAAAttgcttatattttattttctacttaTAGACATTACACCAATTCACTCTTACAACCAACAAAGGAAGTGATTTTGGGTAGGggtataagtaaaataaataaaaaatcatcaaaattaatCATATCAATTCGTTTTTTAATCACTAATGGTTTGATTTGAGAATTTAGAAATCTACTTTCTCAATtctagttttattattttttttaattaataaatatcaaactgaatcaatattttaaaactaaaatataattatccaatattttgatgatttttttatattaaattttattagagTAATTGAAATTCATTGTTCTTAGACTAAATGCATCAATTATATTttggttaaaaaattaaatatattttgaactTTAAATAGAAGTTGgttttagataattttaaaaacaaatatatttaaaggcCTAAATAATTGTGTCTATTTGTGCATGACCAACAAAGTAGAGTCTGACAAGCCTCTAAAAGTTAAACGGTGATTCGACCTACATAAAGAAATATCCAAATGGGTTTTTCGAGTACGCCATTTTGAAGCTTATGTCCAAAGTGGAAGATTTGAGcaagaaaatggtttttggaAAGAGTGACAACGTACCTTTCTTACAACGAAGAAGGGTTATTTAACCTTACTCAAATGTAACGTCTTCTCAGGTGCCCTAAGTGTGCCTTTGATTATGCATACCGTCTTTAATGCAAATAATTGTCAGCTCATAATGATTATCATGCCTTCATGAGCTTTGTATTTTGGTCTCATAACAATTGCACCAATCATGACACTTTAATGCCTACCATAGTTAATGCTTGATAGGCGAGAATGCATAATGTCCAGTTGGTTTTTATACATCTAGTTCTCTTTTGGTACATGGGACGGACGGATGAGGCTACATAGCTTTTTCATTAGCATTCCTTGCTCTAGACGACACTTGGGAATGATTCTAGACGACTCACAATATCCATACAAATCATCTTTACTGAATCAAACTTATCTAAGTTaagttttgatttaatataaatcaattatgtCAATTTGACCAATTTTCCCCCAAAAAATCAATCGAAGCACATCCTTTTACACTTGTAATTTTGGGCCAACTTGGTTTGCAATTTGCATCACATGATGAAGAAGCACAATTCATTGATGTGATTCCTAAAGAGGcaatgaagaagagaaatcCAACAAAAGACTTTTGAGGCTTGTATCACAAATGAATATAATGCAAAATCGCATCTACATTGTCAAATAGATTTAATCAATTGCTAAAATTATTACCAATTTAGgctatatttaatgaaatttaaaataaaatattagaatattttaaattgaaataaatattcaattaataaaattgaaaaatatttgatatcattttaaatttaaatttgaacatTTAGTGTCTATTTGGGTAagctttctattttttgttcaaaaaaaaaagaccaataGTAACTTCTAAATAAATTAGGTTATTAAATAACTTATAtcacctcaatttttttttattaatttttaaggaCAGAAGGTGAGCTTATATTTTGTACCCAAAAATTTCTACTTCCATATATCAATCTAGCATaggaaaaaatgtagaaaataatCATTTTCCCATGTTTAGATGGTATCAGAAAGGAGAtgggaaaataaataagaaagaaagtaaTAGAGATGGGCTTGAAGATATATAATTTGCATGTTACAAACACACGCCATATGAATAAAAGCAGATGATAAGTTAAGTTCATGGGACAACAAAGACTCAGATATGACTAATTGCACAACCAATAACTAGAAAATAAAACTTCCTAAGACGCCAGAGACGGGGTACAGGAATAGCAAAACGTtaacaaaaatagtaatttaagcCAAAGCtttctcctctcctctcctctccctCTCTGTTGTGACAAAACTGAAATACTTGATGCATAATAATCAGCTCATCCTCCtctacaacccaacctcaaatTCGACAGACAGACTTCTTTTGCTCTAAGAGGCACCATGCTTAGCCTTGGAATGGGATTGAAGCGCATTTTCTGAGTTGAATGTCCTGTTATTATTAACAAGACAAAGCATATGAATTATTCAAACAACTTTCCATTGTTtctagaatcaaaagaaaaggagCTTTGTGAGATCAGATGACGAACTTGCTGCAAGATTTGCAAGAGACTTGGCCACCAGATTTTGGGCTCTGCCCCTTGCCTTTGTCACCGCTAGCAGGAGTTTTCCCCGCCTTCTTGTTAGGATGAGGAGTTGCTGTATGAGCCCCACCCTTCTTACCATCTGCACACCATAAGCAACACTCTTTTCAGCATTAACACAAAATTCAAGCCATAGaacattttaacaaaaaacattttaattgctCCATGTCAAGTACTCTCTCAGTTCACATCATAATTTGTCAAACATCATACAAATCAATTGACCGGCTTTCTGGAATTATTAACCTCTAAGAGTAATCATTTGtttagaaaaaagaagaatcatGCAAAAAGTCATCAAATGAACTTGGGAATGCAGGGTGCAGGATATTGACAGACAATTAGCAGACAATCAACAGAATATTGACGAGCAATGAGCAGATAATGAATTCCACCACAATAGAATGAATTATGGATAAAACTAAAGGGTAAAAACGGAAGCTGTCAGAGGAGACTCCTACTCTCAATAGATGAATGagaaatatatcaaaaatttgataaatttattaaaatgcaATATCAGAACAAAGGAGATTTCAAACATATCTCAAATAAGATTTGAAGGCTATTTGGGATATGCTAAAAAATTTAGCAATGGATGTCCAACAaggtaaaaacaatttttggtggAGAGATGAATAAATAGAAGGATGACAGTTCCCATGCAAATAccaataaaaacaaagagattAAAAACTTAGGAGGAAAAATAACATGTTCAGATAGAAATTAACCTCCTGCAGAAATGCTCTCATAAATCACAAAAATGAATAGAAATTACATCATAGGAGAAACCACACAAAATCAATATATCAATTACATAACATTTTTTAGGATACAACAATTATATTCCATACGATGCTAGCCACATAGGATACAAGCAGTAGTCAAATAGCTGCTTATCTGATTTGAGTATTGGTTTCAAATTATGGTAAGGTAAGATGAATACCTTATGAATGGGGCACCTATGCATTCCAAATTTActcatattaaattatttaactagGGGAAAAAAGCACATATCAGGATAGTGTGGCATAGAAATTATATAGATACACTCATAAAACCATAATTATTCATAGGCCTTGCATCAATAACTAAAGACAGCTATAAAaaccacaaattacaaacattGAAGATCACCTGTCTTTTGAGGTGAAACTAATTTAGCCTTTTTAGCAGGAACAGGTGTTTTTGTGGCAGATTCAGTTGGCCTCTTTTTTCCTGGTTCAACCTACACAAAGACAAATGCCATGATTATAGGTAGAGCAGGTAACAgaacaaaaaaatggtttaacATAATACCCAACAGAAGAGATGCAGGTACCTTCTTCTTGGGTGTCTCTTCATCTTCACTCTCTGATCCTTCATCACTACCATCTTCAGCATCACTCATGATGTCCTACAACAATAACCAGGCAAATGTCAAACAAATATGTCAATTATTCTCAAACAaactatataaataacaatcaAAGACaacaatttcttcttttttttttttgatgaaaaaagAAGCAAGACAGGGTTTGGCAAATTCATAATTATCTACCATAAAATTACAAGCTCAttaataaaaaggaatattaCTGGTCCTTAAATGCTGCAGAAGTTGGCACATATAACTCCATTATCAGCCTTCCAATGAATCAGAGGAGCTCATACATATGACACTAATTTATACAAAAACTTGTATCAACCACGTAAATTTCAAAAAGCCCCAACTTCTACCGCCTAGAAATATTCCTCAACAGAAAGTAATTGTTGAAGTGATTCTCCGCATAGACACCATACCAAAAGGCAGTGATTTTTCTGATGAAAACGAATTTTACAGCCAATAATTTTTGCACTTTAGAGACTCTAGAATGATTCTTACGGATGCTCCTTGTCAAACTGGAGCATGCGAAAACACATCACAACATTTGCTGCTATTTGCAACAACTAGCCACACCAGTAAAGCAAACACCACCATggagttttcatttattttatgctGGTTACCGTAATAAAACAAAGAAGCATCTGTGCAAACAGTAGCATACCTCATCAGAATCTTCATCAGAATCTTCATCAACCATATCCTCATCACTGTCGtcgtcatcatcttcttcatcctTGGCATCTTTAGGTGGCTCTTCAACCTTCACCTTTGCTTTGCCAGCATTAGCATTGGTTGGTACAGCCTTTGCTTGCTCAACCTTTGGCTCAGGTTTTCCTGAAAAGTAGAAAGGGAAAAGACAAAGGATTAGATGATAAAGTTatcaattattaatattcaatttaAACAGAGGAATGTCATTTACCATTTTCTATGGCGTTAACTGGGAGATCTTCCTCTGAATCAGAAtcatcaaattctaaaaaacaggGAGAAGCAAATATGAGCAATTATGTAGAAAAATGAATTAGAACctttaatgattttatatatatcttttaataCTCACCAGAAAACTCTTCCGTGGCAATGAGAAGACGAAAAATGGTTAAGGAAAATGCTTCCCGTAGAATAAAGttgaataaaaatgatatacaaTTGGTAGCATAGATAAAGACGCAAAACCTAAATGACTTAAAAGTacccataaaaaaattgtttaaaaaataaaatcaatgaataaattatctgatatttacaatttcaaaatatatttttgagcAGCATGCTTAGGTTCCCTGCACTGctaaaattaaccaaaaaccaGAATACATAAGCACCACAATGTCAAAAAACTTATAAACATCTAATAATGAAACCTTTTCAATTTGAACATTAGGTTTGTGTAGATTGCAGGTTCATAAACGGTATTCATATGTTAACTTGACATTAACACTCAGACACCACATTGAACAGCAAGAAACAAGCCTATACAAGTTGAACACCTTAAGCTACATTTTGTAGAAGTTCATATCATGATGTAAGCTCTCACATATTTGAAAACACTGATAGCTATGAAACTCACAAGTAGATAATTGGTAAACAAAGTACaaaatcaaaaaatgaaaaatgataaggaTATTCATCAGGAAGAACAGACTTGTAACCCATGAAGAAGACACTCCCATTTTTCCAATTGTGAGAGAGCTCAAACTCTTTAtcaaaaaccaaatcaaaagaTAGCTGAGGAATATTTGCTGGCAAAAGTGTTCCCAAAACAAGCTTTTGttgatcaattttcaaaaaaagaggAACAGATTCATTTCCTTTCTCCTTCTTTGACTCCCCCAATGCTGCCTGGAAAAATGCAGAACTCAAAACTCGTTATCACAAATAATCTTAATGAAACAAGTGGAAAATAATTCAACTGCAAAATAGGGAGCATATAAAACTATTATAACCTGTGAAAGATGCAAAATCTTGTCATCCTCGGATTTTACTTTAAAGGACTCTCCAGCCTTAACTTCAACTCCTGTAGGAATTAAGAGAATTGTCCACATTAACACActaaaatagaataattaaatGTGCAACCTCAATAAACGTCCCAATTATGGTTAAGATAATAAATGTGCTGAAAGCAAGTGAATTGAAAACATGTTACCATTGCGTGCATTTttcccaaaaccaaaaaaaatacattggagatataaagaaataaaataagtacCAAATCACCAAAGTAGGAATAAATATCAGTACCTAAAAGGCTTAATAGCTATTTTCCATAAGTAACATCATAGAGACCAACTTGTTGGAAGGGCAGTTATCAAAAAACTTTGCAATATATAACACACTCACTAAAATGAATTTATGCAGCATGATATGAATGGCATAAAGTGCATCTTAAGAAACACATATAAGATATAACTAAATATAGTTATTCTTAAGAACTCAAAGAAAGAGAACTTCAAGTGTTTTCCTGCCACTGTATGTTAGGCAATGTGGAAAACAAAAACGAATCCAATGGCTGATGTTAATCGGTAGTTGAAAGCTATATATAGATAGCAATCAACAAATACAAGATGCTACTTCATATCAAAACTaagatttttttcaaagaatgaCAATGACAATGGAGTTATTATGGtgaaaaaattacattattatttcaaaactcaatCATATATTGTTAAAATAACATAACAGATAGTATTTACACCATGGTCATCACTAGTTCACACATTATAAAATGTGAACTGAGAAACTTTTAGACATGCAAAAATAAGGCATTAGCTGAATGTTACCAAGAAAATGCAAATTATACTGACATAGACCCTTGATAACATTCAGCTAATGTTTGATAGAATCCCGGAGATTACGAACACACCAATTCATTGGAATCACCAAGCTTCatctcaaatcaaatcaaagatgagtaacttcgaaattcaaaatcataaaattgaCATAATATGAGCAGGATGTtgtcaagaaaataaaaacatgtgaGCAATTTAACAAACAACAAAATGCACAGAAGCATCGAGTCCCGTCCTCAACGCTCTGTTCGGTTGCTgggaaaatataataaattaaaacttcgACTCTTAAATTTCCAATCATCTATAACCCATGAGATAAAAACCAGAAAAAAGGGGCAAAAACTCCGcttaatataataaaacaacaTGGCCAGTTGCGAACCCAAAAACCACAAAATAAACTGTTCATAGGCAACCAAGAAACAATTTTTGGTTCTATTCTGTCAGCAGTGGCAGAACGGAGTTTTGGAAAGCACAAATGACAAATCAAAGGCAAATCCCAACACCCATCAGTTATAAAAGACCAAAGAACGAATACAAAAATAGTATATGAAAAGGAAGCAGAATACAAAAAGCACAAAAACCCAATGACAGAGGAAAACCCTAATCAGAGACAGCAGCAATACAGAAGAAATTCCAGTTGGGATGCTGAAAAACCTTGTTTAAAGGAGAGAAAACTTGGAATCTTACAAGAGCCAAGTGTACAGCGACGCTGGTAAGATTTCAaagttctcatttttttttttgaagcgATTTCTAGACAATAAAAcagacaaaaaggaaaaaggactACTACAAGGGTGCTTACCCCAGAACTCCATGAGGGATGTGAGGGATGACAAAGCGATGAATAGAGAACTAGGGTTTGCAGAGAGAGACACGGAGAGTCTTCGAGAGTTGACAGAGGCGGAACTGAGTGGGTTTAAAGGGCCATTTATAACTGAGTTGCCGCGCTAGGGTTTTGTAAACTAGGGTTTtgggaataaaataaataaataaataaaaattatttttttaattgaaaaaaaaccgGAAGTTTTATTTAATGGGATAGAGAGAGAACTTTTAGGGTTTGGAGATGTCGGCTTGGATATTTAGCCGTGGCTTAGCTTCTTTAGGGTtcttgataattaataattaattaattataaggagaatttaaaaaaaaaaaactaatttgaaaaattatttgaaaacaatttataagaaggagattaatttttaataattcttaaaaaaaaaattctaagcgTCTctcaattaaataataataatttacatatctatttaaaaaaatatgatacatcaattattttctcaaaaaatcttaaattatatatttaccataaaaattaaaatttattataacaatatatagtatttttcatagtaatcttcatttaattttaaattttattttaaaactgataaaaaaaatttattttctcatttttatatatttaaaaatcaagttaatttcattcaccttccataattaaaatttcattaaatacctcccttcatttttttatttcttattttcattcacctTTCTTATTactcaaaataatgaaaatatatgacaaaatttcaattctacAAGGAATatgataaataagaaattaGATTTTATCatgttatataaataaatatatttaaaagttatgTTTAATGTTAAAtaggaaattaattaatttaaaaattaaaacaaaataaaattatttatttttaaaaaataatttaatgcactcaaataaaaatttgatgatagatttatttttcaaaagcttgaataaaataaaatccataattaaattaaaatattttagcttttttcaagattttttttttggataataagttaaatataagataatttaatataagaaaaaaaaaatatgatggtttataagaaaattaaaaaattttatgtcCTCGAGATTTTAAATTGAGTAAAAATAATTGTGatgcaattaaaatttttatattaaaagcgGATATGAAGAAGTAATTTGAAAgtgaaactttaaaaataaaaaaattattagttatcataaaatatatatatatttatataatagttttatttttaaaagtaattaattatagagataaaatttaaggtaagattaaaaaaattaatatcaaaattgtattattttaatataaaatcaatatatcatgaggataatttatatttttataaatattattatttagatataaatataaaataattaattagtaatattattatttataaataatctactcataataattaataattatttttatatattgaatttaacacataaaatttattaattttgtgtTACAtatattttgaacaattttattattagaaaaatataatattagttaaaattgttttttttttaaaaagaaaagaaaatatctctCCAAGAGTTAGCataattgcttttttttttccttttgagaaAACTTGAATCGTTCCGTTTTTAAACTTgcaatagatttttgtttttaataaattgtctTTCAAGTGAAGATTTTTgcttgtaattttttaaaaaaataaatagtctCTTAAGGTGCATTTTTGGGATGTCAAGTCTTATTGCTTATGGGCCCATTTTGTAGGCCCATAAGTAATTTGGATCTATTATTAGTTTAATGGATTATGGTTATGGTTGCAACATGGACGAGgccaacccaacccaacccaatCCAACGTTCGGATTGGGTCAAGCAAGGTTTGATTATGTTAGAATCAAACTTGGGTTAAACAAATACCAATTTGAGAAATATTAGGGTTGGTGTGGGTTGAAGGTTCAGGCAACGGTTGAAGCCTAAACCcatacattatttatttatttataattatattatatattgttttattaaaatatttataaaaaaaaacatataaaaattattttaaaaaaaaaccttaatctTTATTagctttttaataatattagagtaatgattttgttatattttttttcatttaattaaatacCCTAATTTtcattggtttgaaatttcgTCAAATATCTCTCGTATTTTTATATGGAGGTGAGGTGggtgaaaataaataatgagaacGATATGAGaggtatttgatgaaacttCAAACTAATGGGTTGGGTGAATTTAATCAAAACCTTAGAAAAAGTCAATGAACTTAacctttttctttaattgttaaattatctttaacaCTTGAACCTTGAGTTTAAGATTAATTATCTATATTAAATTAGTAactaatgatttattttatggttttgagatattttacatcatgtttggtaattgttttcaaaaacaattctgaaaaatggtttttttttatttgtgtagaacaaaagtctatttgaaaacctaagatgtttttaaaaataatttttatatctattattttatttttattcattctacatgttgtacaattatttttttaaataacctttaaaaacaagtaaaaaaaaattaaaaagattatctgaaaacatcatattttctgtttttaagaacaaaaaatataaaacagttttttattatcaaacgggttttttttattgtattttttattttgaaaaacaaaaaattattctcaaaaacagtTTCCAAATAGGACCTTagcttaattaaattaatattttctaagaatcaTAGTATAAGATTTTCCATTTATAGACGTTAATATGGTGCATAACATCTTGCAAAGTCTTTCatgttgataataatattagttAAGCCCATTTATAATTGAGTCCAACCTAAACCAAATCTTTTTAATGGAGATCAATTGAATTGAATAATGCTATTAAGGGAAAGAATTAaggtaaaataattaaagagaTATATAGGATTAaacatatattaagaaaaaaataataattagatatgtaaaataaaaataataaaaaatatacccAACATACAGCGTCAATAAGAGCACTTCACTtagtcaataatttaaaaaatttagagcaATCAAggccttttttttataattgttttcgaaaatagttatcaaaaatagtttttgagaatagtttttaaatttttttttaataatgttttataaaataaaatctatttggaaacctaaaatgtttttaacctatttttaatatttttaaatatgttttaaaaattatttttatattcattattttatttttaatcattctacatgtttgtataattatttttaaaataaatcttaaaaaaaagtaaaaacaattaaaaatgttatctCAAAATGTCATATTTATAttgttaagaataaaaaatagaaaataattgtcaattttcaaatgtgtttttttgtttgaagaacaaaaattatttttgaaaacaatcacCAAATAGATCCTAAGTTTTAATCATATATGATGATTTTTGTCGTTTTAGTAATTTCTTTGCATAATTCATTACACATTCTTATATAAAGTTTGGAATAAGAAATAATGAATTGGATACTTTTATTGCCAAATTACCGAACTCTTTAAAAATGTTAGATGGATACTTTCATTAccaaattataatttcaaaaggtgaatatttatataataaaattttaattaaatatgaaataatttcttACAATgattcattaaaataaatttcccccttaatttttttttttttcgtttttgtGTAAGTCTAAGGtgctatttgtttttttacttaattctaaatagaaccttagtACTttatagtgttaaatattaggttgtttgtttttgtagtattttatttctattaagtattagatagtaaataaaaaccaatatgttatttttttatttagtaaaaagtttataataagctataaaaaagtagaaaaacaaacgaCCTAAATTTcgaaaaaaaattgctttcagtaaaaagcaaaaaaaacaaacaccactgct
Proteins encoded in this region:
- the LOC100256817 gene encoding histone deacetylase HDT1 isoform X2 → MEFWGVEVKAGESFKVKSEDDKILHLSQAALGESKKEKGNESVPLFLKIDQQKLVLGTLLPANIPQLSFDLVFDKEFELSHNWKNGSVFFMGYKSVLPDEEEFSEFDDSDSEEDLPVNAIENGKPEPKVEQAKAVPTNANAGKAKVKVEEPPKDAKDEEDDDDDSDEDMVDEDSDEDSDEDIMSDAEDGSDEGSESEDEETPKKKVEPGKKRPTESATKTPVPAKKAKLVSPQKTDGKKGGAHTATPHPNKKAGKTPASGDKGKGQSPKSGGQVSCKSCSKTFNSENALQSHSKAKHGAS
- the LOC100256817 gene encoding histone deacetylase HDT1 isoform X1, with protein sequence MEFWGVEVKAGESFKVKSEDDKILHLSQAALGESKKEKGNESVPLFLKIDQQKLVLGTLLPANIPQLSFDLVFDKEFELSHNWKNGSVFFMGYKSVLPDDATEEFSEFDDSDSEEDLPVNAIENGKPEPKVEQAKAVPTNANAGKAKVKVEEPPKDAKDEEDDDDDSDEDMVDEDSDEDSDEDIMSDAEDGSDEGSESEDEETPKKKVEPGKKRPTESATKTPVPAKKAKLVSPQKTDGKKGGAHTATPHPNKKAGKTPASGDKGKGQSPKSGGQVSCKSCSKTFNSENALQSHSKAKHGAS